Part of the Ammoniphilus sp. CFH 90114 genome, TGGTAGCAACTACTTTAAACTTAGAGAGATCGCAGAAGTAATTGGTTTCGGTGTAACATTTAACGTAGAGACCAACACGATTGGTATCGATACAAAGGCTGAGTATACAAACTAGCGTTTATTTATCTATGGTGAAGGTGTCATTTATTTGACGCCTTTTTTTTATTCTCAAAGGAACAGTGAGGAGTAGAACAAACATGCTACATACAAAATTATTGGTACATTAGGAAATGGAACAGGATAGGTTATTGGAGATGAAGAAATTGAGTTAGCTTCACGAAACCAGAGACAGGTCAAGCAATAGAGGGAAGTTTACCTAAAGGTAATACTGATGTATATAGCATTCTAAAAAGGAGAGCTCATGGATTTATCCTATCTTGTTCTTTCCTTTCCGTACAGTAATTCGTTTTACATGCAGGTGTTTAAAGGACAGAAAAAACCCGTTGTGAGAGAGGGATGGATTCCAACTTCTACGGCCTTAAGAATGGTGAGTTGGTCTTTAAATTTCTCTTGTAGTTGGTCAAAAGTCACGTACATGGTTCTGTTTCTCCTTAGTTCCTTATGACTACACTACCATTATACCATATGGAAAATCTATGAATAGAACTTGTCGTTAATCTTAAGTTTTGCTAAAGTTTAACTTCTAGATCTTCAACAATAGTCGACAAAATAGTATAATTCGAACATGACTTTAGTCCTGGTAACCATGAAGTGTTACCTGAAGCCTAGTATTTTAAAGTTTTTTCAGTAATCTCAGATGACTTTAGCTATATATGATCAGTACAGTAAATTATTTTTTACATATAATCCCAACAAAACAACGAGAAATACAAGGTTTTATTTAAGGCTCCTGTTTCCTAGTTCTAGGAATTGAAGATAAAGGGGTGAAATATGGTTACATACTTAAAGCATATGTTTGATCCTCATTATCGAAGTATTAACCGTTTACAGAAAAAAATGAAAACAGTGAGAAGCTACCGAGACTCCTATATGAAGCTAGATGAGGAGGAGTTCCAAAATCAAGTTATCGTGATGAAGGAACAGATCGCATCTGGCAAGGACGAAGCAATGCTTGTCCTTCAAGCGACGGCCCTGGTTTCCGAAGCGGTTCGCAGGATACGAAATATCAGGATGCATGATGTACAGATGATCGGTGGGCTCGCGATGCTAGAGGGCTGCGTCATTGAAATGTTGACGGGGGAAGGAAAAACCCTCGTTTCCTTAATTCCTGCTTTTTGGTATGGAGCCCAAGGGCGTGGTGTCCATCTGATTACCACTAACGACTACCTGGCCCAGAGGGATTATGAGGAGATGAAATTAGTCTTAAATTTCTTAGGCTTAACAGTCGGGCTGAATTGTCCGCAACTGTCTGTGGAGGAGAAGCAAGAGGTTTATGCAAAACATGTAACCTATGGCACCTGGTCAGAGTTTGGTTTTGATTATCTTAGAAATCAGATAGCGCCGAAGTTATCGGCTAGGGCACAGCCCCCTCTCGCCACAGCAATTATTGATGAAATTGATAGTGTGCTCATTGATGAAGCAAGAACTCCTCTTATTCTCGCAGGAAAAGAAAAGGTGGCACCAGATCTCTACTATATTTGTTCTCAGTTTATACAAACGCTTGCGGCAGATGTTGATTTTGAAGTAGATGATGAGATTAAGCAAGTCGCTTTTACTGAAAAGGGAATAGAGAAGGTAGAATCTACCTTTATGACAGGAAATCTATTTGACATCGATAATATTAATGTTTATCACCATTTGCTTCAAAGTCTGAAAGCGCACACTATTATGAAGCGTGATGTGGATTATATCATCCAAGATCATCGGGTGGAAATCGTAGATCCTTTTACAGGTAGAGTTCTAACAGGGCGCGAATTCAGCCATGGGTTGCATCAAGCGATCGAAGCAAAAGAAAATCTGAAGTTAAGTGAAGAAACCCGGACTCAGGCTTCGATTACCGTACAAAAGTTTTTTAGTCTCTATCCGATGATTACCGGAATGACGGGAACTATTAGCACGGAAAAGCTGGAAATCAAACAAATCTATGGTTTAGAGACTTTAACGATCCCTCCTCATCGCCCGGTAATTCGTGAAGACTTGCCTGATCTGATTTTTCGAACGAAACAAGAAAAGTATCAAAAAATGATTGAGAAAATCAAACTATGTCGTAAAAAGGGTCAGCCTGTCCTGATTGGAACGTCTTCTATCCAGCATTCGGAGGAAATTGCCGCTTTACTTAAAACAAGAAAGATACCCTACAAGCTGCTAAATGCCAAAAGTGCACAAGAAGAGGCCCAAATTATAGCAAAAGCGGGTAAGCGTGGGGCCGTTACGATCGCTACTAATATGGCGGGTAGAGGCACAGATATACGTCTAGGAAAGGGGATTCAGGAAGTAGGGGGCCTTTATGTTATAGGTACAGAACGACACGAAAGCCGAAGGATTGATAATCAACTTCGAGGAAGGGCGGGTCGACAAGGAGATCCTGGGCTGTCACAATACTTTCTCTCCCTAGAAGATGAACTCTTTCAGCGATTTGCCAACTGGGAGGAAGAAACAAAGATTCAACAGATGTGGCAGTGGGGAGATCAAGGGACATCGTCTCCTAAGCTTCAGATGATGTTTGAGCAAGTTCAAAAACGAGCGGAACAGCAAATGTTTGACATTCGCTCCTTCCTCTTTCAGCTCGATTCGATTGTCCATGACCAGCGTCAATCCTTTTACCGTTCTCGTGATGAGATATTAAACGCTTCAGAAATTGAAAACTATATTCTTTTTCAAATGGAAAGGTACGCCACGGAGCTAGTGGAACGCTGGTGCCCTATCGAATTGGTGCCAGAAGAATGGAATCTCATGGAGATAAAGAAGAATCTTGACCCGATTCCTTTCCCCCTACAGATTGTGGATTTGGCACCGTCTGAACTAGAGAAAATGATTCATCAGAGTATAAAGGAAACCCTGGAAACCTACTGGAAAAGTCAAGATATGGTCGAATGGCGGAAGGGGTGGAAGGCTCAATATCTCCACTCTATGGATGTTGTCTGGCAGGAGCAATTGGAAACCCTCGAACAAATGAAGCAAGGAATCCATTACCGAATATATGAGGGACGTAATCCGATTCAAGCTTATCAGGAGGATGCCTTCCGATTATTTCAAAAATTTAAAGGAAAATGGAATGAAAAGATAGCAAGGGAAATTTTGAAGAAAATCAAGCAATCAAGTGGATAGGGAGGAGAGCAAGATGTTACAACTGCACCAGGATTTATTATCTGCTGATCAAGAGTTAGACGTGCCGAAACTACGTTCTCTAATTGAAGATCCAGGCTTAGGTCTAATCCTAGTAGGATACTGGTCTCTTTCGGAGGAAGGGAAAGACCGCGTGTCCCAAACGCTGTTAGGAAAACAACGGGTAGAGGAACTATCTGAGTGTCAGGATTTAATCAATAGATTGGTTCAACAAGAGAGAGATTCTGATGCTAGAGGACAAGCAATAAATGAGGTAAATCTATCCATGGATGTTTTACGTTTGCGTGAAACTCTTCAATCTCCTTATTTAGGTTTAGTTTTACATAGTTACTCTTCTCTTGAAGAAAGAGAGCGGGAGTGGGTGCTTATGAAACTGTTGGAAATAAAAAACGCTAATCTTTTTACGACCAGTCAGGATATTCAAGATGCATTCGACGAAGCAATACAAGTCGTGTGGAATAGGCAATTCAACTAAGAAGGGGGATTCCTTTTTGAAAAAATGGTTGTCTGGGTTCAAGATACTTTCAGAATTTTGGGGTTCAAAGCTTAGTCAGTCAAGTCAACAAGAGGAGCAAGTAGAATCGAAGAGTACGCTAGATCAAGTGGTTCAGGGGATCGAATTTCAGGAGCAACTAAAGATCATTCATTTTGTCAATCAATACATGGAAGAGTATATCATTCCAAAGTATGAGATAGATCAGCGTTGGGTCAAAGGCTATATGCTTCCTAATGAAATATGGGTAACCGAAGGGGAAAAACCTGTTTATCGGGCAAATATGGAGCTGTTTTTTCAAGACAAGGAAACACAGGAAAAGAAATCAAGCTACAAGGTTAGCCTTGTTCGATTTGCCCAAGATCAGTGGCGAGTGTTTCATTTAAAGGAACAATCTCCTTTATAAAACGATACGTAAAAATTTGAATTGAGGTAGAGCGATGACAAAGAAGAAAAAAAATAGTCAGCCTGTCAATAGAAATGTTGCTAGAATTCTTTCTGCTACCCTAGCCACTACATCCTTAGTGTCAGTTACACCGGTTGTGGCGGAGCCCACCAGTTTAGATACATCTAGTGGTTCTTCAACAACGGATACGAGCAGTTCAACAGATAGTAGTGCACCAGTGGAGGATACCCCGACTAGTCCAGTGGACAGCGGAACNNNNNNNNNNNNNNNNNNNNNNNNNNNNNNNNNNNNNNNNNNNNNNNNNNNNNNNNNNNNNNNNNNNNNNNNNNNNNNNNNNNGAAAGTGCACCAGTGGAGGATACCCCGACTAGTCCGGTGGACAGCGGAACCCCAACAGATGAAAGTGCACCAGTGGAGGATACCCCGACTAGTCCGGTGGACAGCGGAACGCCGACAGACGGCAGTGCACCAGTGGAGGATACCCCGACTAGTCCAGTGGACAGCGGAACCCCGACAGACAGTATCATACCTGTGGAGGGTGCCATTGCTCCAGATTCTACAGCTGCAATGGAAGCTATCAATAGCGTTGCAACTTCTCTGGAAATGCAGGCTGCTTTGGAGGACTTGTCTTTAGGGCTTAACCTATCTGCATACAGTGCGCTGAGTACAACGGGGCAAAACGATGTAGCAAGTGAATTGCTCGCGGCTCGTGGCGCAGGATATGCAGATCCAGCTGCTGTGCAAGATGCACTGGATACGGCAGTACTTCATCAGCAGAATGCTGAAGCTATTGCGAATGCCGTAGCGATCGTAAATAACTCAGTAGATGCTGCAACGATGCGTCTAGCTTTGGAAGCTCCTGCATTAGGTCTTGACCTCAGTGCCTATGATCAACTCATTGATGCAGAAAAAATGAGTGTAGCTCATGCGGTGTTGAGCGGTAGACCAAGTGGTGGTTACGCTAATCAAGATGCGATACAGACCGCTTTGAATCATGCGGTTGCGAATGCAGCTTTCCTGCTTGCTATGGCTTCGGTAAATAGTGCCAACACAACAGCGGATATGACTAGTGCGCTTGAATCACCTGTCTTAGGTCTTGACCTTATGAAATATATCACCTTGAGTCCTGCAGGACGTGAGGTTATTGCTGATGCTATGATTGACGCGCGTCCAAATGGAGGGTTTCTGAATAAAAGCGACCTTCAGTACACGTTAAATGGAGCGGTCTCTACCCAACTGAGTAAGGCTGTGAAGAGAGTTAACGATGCTACAACGATCTTTAACATGAGAGCGGCACTAGAAGCATCAAGCTTAGGGTTGAACCTAACGAATTACCATACGCTAACTGATGAGCGAAAAGATGCGGTAGCCCATGAGTTGATTCTCGGCAGATCCTACGCTGATCAAACGTTGGTGCAACTGAAAGTGAATCAGGCTGTTTCCACTCAAATTGTGCTCCAAGCGATAGATAATGTAAATCAAGCTGCAGACAGCACTGCTATGAGAACAGCCCTTGAAAACTATTATCTCGGATTAATTCTTACTTCTTACCACACCTTGTCTGACCCAAGTATTAATAGAGTAGCAGAAGCAGTAATAGCGGCTAAGCCATTTCATGGTTTTACGAGTGTTGCAGAAATCCAAAATGTGCTTAACACCGCGGTATCCAACGAGATTAACTCGCAATCCCTGACAGATGCGATTGATGCCGTCAATGCAGCAGCAAATGCAGGGGAGATGAAAGCGGCTCTTGAATCAGCAAGGCTTGGACTTATCTTGACTTCCTACGGGTACCTATCCGAGGAAGGAAGGACAAGTGTCGCACAGGGGGTAATCAACTTGAGACCGGGTGGTGGCTATGCAGATAAGGCTGCTATCCAAGCAGCACTTAATTATGCAGTAACGTCAGAAGCCAATCGTGAAGCTTTGGTCACACCTCTAAAAAGAGTTAATGAGGCTGCGGATGCAAACGCGATGAAAAGTGCCCTAGAAGCGTCGGATCTTGCCTTAGATTTAACTCATTATTACCGTTTGAATCCATCACATAAAGCAGCGGCTGCTGCGACTGTTCTAGGTAGTCGTCCAGGTGGAGGTTATCTAGACCAACCGGCTGTGCAGACTGTTTTGAATGCAGCAGTGGCTGTAGAGGTGGTAAGACAAGCAGTCGAGGTCGTGAATCAGGCATCTGATAGCTCGAGCATGCAGAGTGCGTTGACTTCATTGAGCTTGGGCTTAGATCTTACGGCTTTCAACCGCTTAGCCAATGCGGACC contains:
- a CDS encoding helicase-related protein; this translates as MVTYLKHMFDPHYRSINRLQKKMKTVRSYRDSYMKLDEEEFQNQVIVMKEQIASGKDEAMLVLQATALVSEAVRRIRNIRMHDVQMIGGLAMLEGCVIEMLTGEGKTLVSLIPAFWYGAQGRGVHLITTNDYLAQRDYEEMKLVLNFLGLTVGLNCPQLSVEEKQEVYAKHVTYGTWSEFGFDYLRNQIAPKLSARAQPPLATAIIDEIDSVLIDEARTPLILAGKEKVAPDLYYICSQFIQTLAADVDFEVDDEIKQVAFTEKGIEKVESTFMTGNLFDIDNINVYHHLLQSLKAHTIMKRDVDYIIQDHRVEIVDPFTGRVLTGREFSHGLHQAIEAKENLKLSEETRTQASITVQKFFSLYPMITGMTGTISTEKLEIKQIYGLETLTIPPHRPVIREDLPDLIFRTKQEKYQKMIEKIKLCRKKGQPVLIGTSSIQHSEEIAALLKTRKIPYKLLNAKSAQEEAQIIAKAGKRGAVTIATNMAGRGTDIRLGKGIQEVGGLYVIGTERHESRRIDNQLRGRAGRQGDPGLSQYFLSLEDELFQRFANWEEETKIQQMWQWGDQGTSSPKLQMMFEQVQKRAEQQMFDIRSFLFQLDSIVHDQRQSFYRSRDEILNASEIENYILFQMERYATELVERWCPIELVPEEWNLMEIKKNLDPIPFPLQIVDLAPSELEKMIHQSIKETLETYWKSQDMVEWRKGWKAQYLHSMDVVWQEQLETLEQMKQGIHYRIYEGRNPIQAYQEDAFRLFQKFKGKWNEKIAREILKKIKQSSG